Proteins encoded by one window of Chitinophagales bacterium:
- a CDS encoding L-threonylcarbamoyladenylate synthase: MILKLHNENPDRRKIEMAVECLKKGGVIIYPTDTIYTFGCELGNKKAMERIAQIKGKNLKQSHFSIICHDLSHISEYTNNLNNATFKLMKQYLPGPYTFILNASKKVPKLYDFKKKTIGIRVPDNNIARALVLALGSPLIATSVHHEDDDILDYITEPEDIYEKYKNQVDIMLDGGIGDNTASTIIDATNSEPFVVREGKGVL, encoded by the coding sequence ATGATCTTAAAGTTGCACAATGAAAATCCCGATAGAAGAAAAATTGAAATGGCCGTTGAATGCCTAAAAAAAGGCGGAGTCATTATTTACCCTACAGATACTATATATACATTTGGCTGTGAACTGGGCAATAAAAAAGCTATGGAACGCATAGCTCAGATCAAGGGCAAAAACCTGAAACAATCGCATTTTTCCATTATTTGCCACGATTTAAGCCATATTTCAGAATATACCAATAACCTGAACAACGCTACTTTTAAGTTGATGAAGCAATACCTGCCCGGGCCATATACTTTTATTCTGAATGCCAGCAAGAAAGTACCCAAGCTCTATGATTTCAAAAAGAAAACTATAGGCATCAGGGTTCCCGACAACAACATTGCCAGAGCCCTGGTTCTCGCTTTGGGGTCTCCACTGATTGCTACATCTGTGCACCATGAGGATGACGATATTCTTGATTATATCACCGAACCCGAGGACATCTACGAAAAATATAAAAACCAGGTTGATATCATGTTAGATGGTGGAATTGGCGACAATACAGCCTCTA